One Edaphobacter flagellatus genomic region harbors:
- a CDS encoding LacI family DNA-binding transcriptional regulator: MNIRQVAKAAGVSSATVSRVFTGSATVDPATARRVHKVAKQIGYFPNTYARALSSGKSNTYGLIISDIANPFFPDLVKSFEHQALEYDYETLVVDTNYDLKRMEQCIRRLVEHKVDGVAIMTSEMEPRLVQILSRREIPIVFLDTGKVGPHISNISIDYEHGIDLAIDHLLQFGHKRIALIQGPPALRSAAARRNAFIAALKRRNITLPHEYIRIGNHGVDGGQAAMNELLDLRIRPTAIMCSNDLTAIGALNVAHLRGIQIPKEISLVGFDDIQLSSVMQPPLTTIRVSRIEIATRAFTALYGTAKGSKVRGVNHVISTELVARASTGPVAGG, translated from the coding sequence ATGAACATCCGGCAGGTAGCTAAGGCAGCTGGTGTCTCCTCGGCCACCGTTTCGCGTGTCTTTACCGGTTCAGCCACGGTTGATCCGGCTACTGCCCGCAGAGTGCACAAAGTAGCTAAGCAAATTGGTTACTTTCCCAATACCTATGCGCGCGCACTCAGCTCTGGAAAGAGCAATACTTACGGTCTCATCATCTCTGATATCGCTAACCCGTTTTTCCCAGACCTAGTAAAGTCCTTCGAGCACCAAGCGTTGGAATATGACTACGAGACGCTCGTTGTCGATACAAACTATGACCTCAAGCGGATGGAGCAGTGTATTCGTCGTCTAGTCGAACACAAGGTCGATGGTGTTGCCATCATGACTTCGGAGATGGAGCCCAGGTTAGTTCAGATTCTCAGTCGTCGTGAGATACCAATAGTCTTTCTCGATACGGGAAAGGTCGGGCCTCATATCAGCAACATCTCCATCGATTATGAGCATGGAATCGACCTGGCCATCGATCATCTCCTCCAGTTTGGACACAAGCGCATCGCTCTCATTCAGGGACCACCTGCTCTTAGGTCTGCAGCGGCGCGGCGCAATGCATTTATTGCTGCTCTGAAGCGTCGCAACATTACACTTCCGCACGAATACATTCGCATCGGGAATCACGGCGTCGATGGTGGGCAGGCTGCTATGAACGAGCTGCTTGATCTTCGCATTCGGCCGACTGCGATAATGTGTTCCAACGACCTGACGGCGATCGGTGCTCTTAATGTCGCGCACTTGCGCGGGATACAGATTCCAAAAGAGATCTCACTCGTGGGTTTCGATGACATCCAATTGAGCAGCGTCATGCAGCCGCCTCTCACTACAATCCGTGTTTCGCGTATAGAGATCGCAACCCGTGCCTTCACCGCTCTTTATGGCACGGCCAAAGGCTCTAAGGTGCGGGGAGTCAATCATGTCATCTCAACCGAGCTGGTGGCGCGAGCATCGACCGGACCCGTGGCAGGCGGGTAG
- a CDS encoding glycoside hydrolase family 27 protein codes for MASAIVVPAFAQSGLTGYWNFRSPNGDGTYRETFFQLEQNGENLSGKWLGRDPSGIPIEGTIKGDIVHFATVPPPPQPGAPAGGFGRRPVVYDGTFHDGKMTLTSQGYRGQNIKGDAERTTSEAAMPPAPLPLPALRNVPDNGLVRTPPMGWNSWNKFAGRITDKDVREIADAMVASGMSKLGYVYINIDDTWEAGRDAEGNILTNTKFPDMKGLVDYVHSKGLKIGIYSSPGPKTCAGYTGSFGHEIQDAKMYAKWGIDYLKYDLCSARNIYSSTEANHRALYQKMGEALQSTGRPIVFSLCQYGENAPWKWGTLVGGNLWRTTGDIRDAWDSMDKIGFSQLEIASYTRPGHWNDPDMLEIGNGGMNADEYRTHMSLWSMLSAPLIAGNDIRNMSEETKSILMNTEVIAVDQDPAALPTKSLEKDGSMETLVRKMKDGSFVVGIFNRSEQPASASLSFSSIDPAFAGKSLRVRDLWKHENVSVKGDKFETSVPRHGVVLLRVSK; via the coding sequence TTTCAGGTAAGTGGCTTGGTCGCGATCCATCCGGCATCCCGATCGAAGGCACCATCAAAGGAGATATCGTCCACTTCGCTACCGTTCCTCCTCCTCCGCAACCTGGAGCTCCAGCTGGAGGTTTTGGTCGCCGACCCGTCGTCTACGACGGCACCTTCCATGATGGAAAGATGACTTTGACCTCGCAGGGATACCGAGGTCAAAACATCAAGGGTGATGCGGAGCGGACAACGAGTGAAGCAGCGATGCCTCCAGCCCCGCTTCCTTTGCCTGCCTTGAGGAACGTGCCCGACAACGGTTTGGTGCGTACGCCGCCGATGGGTTGGAATAGCTGGAACAAGTTCGCAGGCAGAATTACAGATAAGGATGTTCGCGAGATAGCCGATGCCATGGTCGCCAGCGGCATGAGCAAACTCGGCTATGTCTACATCAATATTGACGACACCTGGGAAGCAGGCCGGGACGCCGAAGGAAATATCCTCACCAATACGAAGTTCCCCGACATGAAAGGTCTTGTCGACTATGTGCATTCAAAGGGATTAAAGATCGGAATTTACTCTTCGCCGGGGCCGAAGACATGTGCCGGCTATACCGGCAGTTTTGGCCATGAGATTCAGGATGCCAAGATGTATGCCAAGTGGGGTATCGATTACCTGAAATATGACCTGTGCAGTGCACGCAACATCTACTCTTCAACCGAAGCGAACCACCGCGCCCTTTACCAGAAGATGGGCGAGGCGTTGCAGTCGACTGGACGCCCCATTGTCTTCAGCCTCTGCCAGTATGGAGAAAATGCTCCCTGGAAATGGGGGACACTCGTCGGCGGCAATCTTTGGAGGACTACAGGCGACATACGCGATGCATGGGACTCCATGGATAAGATCGGCTTCTCACAGTTGGAGATCGCTTCGTATACGCGACCTGGTCATTGGAACGATCCGGATATGCTGGAGATCGGTAACGGCGGTATGAATGCTGACGAATATCGCACGCACATGAGCCTGTGGTCAATGCTTTCGGCTCCGCTGATTGCGGGCAACGATATCCGCAATATGTCAGAGGAAACAAAATCGATTCTCATGAACACCGAAGTCATCGCTGTTGACCAGGACCCGGCAGCGCTACCGACAAAGAGTCTCGAAAAAGATGGAAGTATGGAGACGCTCGTTCGCAAGATGAAAGATGGCTCCTTCGTTGTAGGTATCTTCAACCGAAGCGAGCAGCCAGCCTCTGCTAGCCTTTCCTTCAGCAGCATTGACCCGGCGTTTGCCGGTAAATCGTTGCGTGTCCGCGACCTTTGGAAGCACGAAAACGTCTCTGTCAAAGGAGATAAATTTGAAACTTCAGTTCCCAGGCATGGTGTTGTTCTTTTGCGTGTGAGCAAATAG